Proteins from a genomic interval of Ferrovibrio terrae:
- a CDS encoding 2OG-Fe(II) oxygenase, with protein sequence MTSLASRLDALDWSALLQRLDQQGFATTGPLLSADECSALVALYDDPAPFRNRVVMARHGFGQGEYRYFKYPLPDAIQTLRERIYPRLAVLANRWQQAEKFPAAHQDYIAQCHAAGQSRPTPLLLRYGPGDYNRLHQDLYGEMVFPLQLTLLLSDPSDFSGGEFVLVENKPRSQSRAEVVRLQQGEAVIFAVNQRPVQGTRGSYRVAMRHGVSTLHSGSRHTLGVIFHDAG encoded by the coding sequence ATGACATCGCTCGCTTCCCGTCTCGACGCGCTCGACTGGTCCGCTTTGCTGCAGCGGCTGGATCAACAGGGCTTCGCCACTACCGGGCCTTTGCTCTCAGCCGACGAATGCTCTGCACTCGTGGCGCTGTATGACGATCCGGCGCCATTCCGCAACCGCGTGGTGATGGCGCGGCACGGCTTCGGCCAGGGCGAATACCGCTATTTCAAATATCCGCTCCCCGATGCGATCCAGACGCTGCGCGAAAGGATTTATCCGCGCTTAGCAGTGCTGGCCAACCGCTGGCAGCAGGCCGAAAAATTTCCGGCGGCGCATCAGGATTACATCGCGCAGTGTCATGCCGCCGGGCAGTCGCGGCCGACACCGCTGCTGCTGCGTTACGGTCCCGGCGATTACAACCGCCTGCACCAGGATCTCTACGGCGAGATGGTGTTTCCGCTGCAGCTCACCCTGCTGCTCAGTGATCCGTCAGACTTCAGTGGCGGGGAGTTCGTGCTGGTCGAGAACAAGCCGCGCAGCCAGAGCCGCGCCGAAGTGGTGCGTCTACAGCAGGGCGAGGCGGTGATCTTCGCCGTCAACCAGCGTCCCGTGCAGGGCACGCGCGGCAGCTACCGCGTCGCCATGCGCCACGGCGTCTCGACGTTGCACTCGGGCAGCCGCCACACGCTCGGTGTGATCTTCCACGACGCCGGTTAA
- a CDS encoding nuclear transport factor 2 family protein codes for MSDRDSAGLVKRYFDALNARDVDGCLSLLADDVVHDLSGMHGDGRSEAGKAAFRAWLDQTARCYEEKAVDLFVIASEDGTRAEAEFTLLGVYLETEDGLPDAEGQNYSLPAGAIFEIRDGKVTRVSDMLDAHPDSGSHLFSN; via the coding sequence ATGAGCGACAGAGACTCTGCCGGACTGGTCAAGCGCTACTTCGACGCGCTCAATGCGCGCGATGTCGATGGCTGCCTCAGCCTGCTGGCCGACGATGTGGTGCATGATCTGTCGGGCATGCATGGCGATGGCCGCAGCGAGGCCGGCAAGGCCGCCTTCCGCGCCTGGCTCGACCAGACTGCGCGCTGCTACGAGGAAAAGGCCGTCGATCTGTTTGTTATCGCCAGCGAAGACGGCACGCGCGCCGAAGCGGAATTCACCCTGCTCGGCGTCTATCTCGAAACCGAAGACGGCCTGCCCGATGCGGAAGGCCAGAATTACAGCCTGCCGGCCGGTGCGATCTTTGAAATCCGCGATGGAAAAGTGACGCGCGTGTCGGACATGCTGGATGCGCATCCCGACTCCGGCAGTCACCTGTTCAGCAACTAG
- a CDS encoding response regulator, translated as MSDDKDKYQKLRILVIEDESYTRLMIVGLLRQIGFNLIGEAAEGEAGFKETVRTRPQVVLCDVHMAPMDGLDYLGKLRGFANQAIAATPVVFLTADKQQETVLSAKQLKVDGYLVKPVSLQVLKQRLDGLLKFHNLL; from the coding sequence ATGAGCGACGACAAAGACAAGTATCAAAAACTGCGCATCCTGGTGATCGAGGATGAATCCTATACGCGCCTGATGATTGTCGGTCTGCTGCGCCAGATCGGCTTCAACCTCATCGGCGAGGCGGCCGAGGGCGAGGCCGGCTTCAAGGAGACGGTGCGCACGCGGCCGCAGGTGGTGCTGTGCGACGTGCATATGGCGCCGATGGACGGGCTGGATTATCTGGGCAAGCTGCGCGGCTTTGCCAACCAGGCGATTGCCGCCACGCCGGTGGTGTTCCTCACCGCCGACAAACAGCAGGAGACCGTGCTCTCGGCCAAGCAGCTCAAGGTCGATGGTTATCTGGTCAAGCCGGTGTCGCTGCAGGTGCTGAAGCAACGCCTCGACGGGCTGTTGAAATTCCACAACCTGCTCTGA
- a CDS encoding creatininase family protein, with protein sequence MQLHLSTWAEVETYLKRSTGIIIPIGSTEQHGPNGLVGTDAICAEVFAREVGKVAEAMVAPTLSVGMAQHHLAFSGSMTLRPSTMIAVIRDWVASLSRHGFDRFFFLNGHGGNIATTTAAFSEIYAEASLAQPGHNLPSVRCMIKNWWEAPSAKRLSNSLFPGEEGSHATPSEVSVTFHAYPEAIKQAEMSPRVAPFGGFTDAADYRGRFPDGRIGSNPALATAAHGKTIMDAVVPELAESYKAFIGA encoded by the coding sequence ATGCAGTTGCATCTGTCCACCTGGGCCGAAGTCGAGACCTATCTGAAGCGCTCGACCGGCATCATCATCCCGATCGGCTCGACCGAGCAGCATGGTCCGAACGGTCTGGTCGGGACGGACGCGATCTGCGCCGAAGTCTTCGCCCGCGAGGTCGGCAAGGTCGCCGAGGCGATGGTCGCGCCCACGCTCTCTGTGGGCATGGCGCAGCATCATCTTGCTTTCTCGGGCTCGATGACCCTGCGGCCCTCCACCATGATCGCGGTGATCCGCGACTGGGTGGCCTCCCTGAGCCGTCACGGCTTCGACCGCTTCTTTTTCCTCAACGGCCATGGCGGCAACATCGCCACCACCACGGCGGCGTTTTCAGAAATCTACGCGGAGGCCTCGCTGGCCCAGCCCGGTCATAACCTGCCGAGCGTGCGCTGCATGATCAAGAACTGGTGGGAAGCGCCGAGCGCCAAGCGTTTGTCGAACAGCCTGTTCCCGGGTGAAGAAGGCAGTCATGCCACGCCGAGCGAGGTCAGCGTCACCTTCCATGCCTACCCCGAAGCGATCAAGCAGGCCGAGATGAGCCCGCGCGTCGCGCCGTTTGGCGGCTTCACCGATGCCGCCGATTATCGCGGCCGCTTCCCCGATGGCCGCATCGGTTCGAATCCGGCGCTGGCCACGGCCGCGCATGGCAAGACCATCATGGATGCCGTCGTGCCGGAACTGGCCGAGAGCTACAAGGCGTTTATCGGCGCATAA
- a CDS encoding ATP-binding protein yields the protein MSFLRHYALPIAAAAIVVVLGLLLALVLHRQQEERLVADAEAGLNRIAQQISASLDDLFEPAITFTNTVNDARLFETSGTDTARLLFALGGNPLRRLPQVNGIYLGFPDGAFLQMQQFVPEPVRDATTGLIDAAMGTRRILLPRAQDGSNGDDRWLYFDRTAAAGQEWRKASVMPPPYDPRLRPWYLQALVSDLPVWTDPYVFASTGKLGVTYATKILKPDGELWAVLGIDLSIEALSRILLQHERRHAGFDGLVFATDHLGNVLAHPDVAALIDRTDLNLSTFLQRYQHPSTFERQIIATVKQAGPVYRLRSDGVDYILSRADPRGSNAMPLRLHMAQNLDSVTAAARKTLGRNLLYLVIGAVALGAGIAYAVKLSVEVGARKRAETELIGARDQAEAATKAKSDFLATMSHEIRTPMNGVMSMAEMLELTRLDADQQRMAKVIRESGGALLTVINDILDFSKIEAGKLDLEQIAFSLGDAVDGVGELLAARADDKGLDLLVEIDPALPDQRLGDPTRLRQVLLNLGGNAIKFTERGHVHMSVRETGDGLLHFAVRDTGIGLTPEQQARLFQPFMQADSSTARKFGGTGLGLSICHRLCEMMGGRIGVDSTPGEGSVFWFELPLPAEAGATAPAPPAEISGDFNHGGIAGTRALLVGLPDSMADVATRYLEAAGIAVAARVDTLEAAAAQPPGSHDLALVDARCSDYVMQEAADLLDPGLPRILLASRYLVSTLDAAAHPDKQGASFRATLTYPLHRISLWRAVALARGLTVPEQAAATRDDMDFTPPDFTEAAAAQAMILVAEDNPTNQMVIRQMLSRMGFACDIAADGAAALRQYEAERGSYGLLLTDFHMPEMDGFALTAAIRAQEAQRGAPRLPIIALTADALSGTEQKCLAAGMDAYLTKPIDSRALGRMLAHWLPRALPLRRSAESVAAAAAPAKPKPPTAAAWDTDIFDATKLAESFGSFNDMAKQLLQDFLRDARDRLDEVNAALAAGDLAQLRHLAHALKGGALTIGAGRLGHLAGDLQDACDAQDADTAALMAELLPPTLDELTATLPLILKA from the coding sequence ATGTCATTCCTTCGCCATTACGCCCTGCCGATTGCCGCCGCCGCCATCGTGGTGGTGCTGGGCCTGCTGCTGGCGCTCGTGCTGCATCGCCAGCAGGAGGAGCGGCTGGTGGCCGATGCCGAGGCCGGGCTGAACCGGATCGCGCAGCAGATTTCCGCTTCGCTCGATGATCTGTTCGAACCGGCCATCACCTTCACCAACACCGTGAATGATGCGCGGCTGTTCGAGACCTCCGGCACTGATACCGCGCGGCTGCTGTTCGCACTGGGCGGCAATCCGCTGCGCCGCCTGCCGCAGGTGAACGGCATCTATCTCGGCTTTCCCGATGGCGCCTTCCTGCAGATGCAGCAGTTCGTGCCCGAGCCGGTGCGCGATGCCACGACCGGGCTGATCGATGCGGCGATGGGCACGCGCCGCATCCTGCTGCCGCGCGCGCAGGACGGCAGCAATGGCGACGACCGCTGGCTGTATTTCGACCGCACGGCGGCCGCGGGCCAGGAATGGCGGAAGGCCAGCGTGATGCCGCCGCCCTACGATCCGCGCCTGCGGCCGTGGTATCTGCAGGCGCTGGTCAGCGACCTGCCGGTCTGGACCGATCCTTATGTCTTTGCCTCGACCGGCAAGCTGGGCGTGACCTATGCCACCAAGATCCTGAAACCCGACGGCGAGCTGTGGGCGGTGCTGGGCATCGACCTGAGCATCGAGGCGCTGTCGCGCATCCTGCTGCAGCATGAACGGCGGCATGCCGGATTCGACGGACTGGTCTTCGCCACCGACCATCTCGGCAACGTGCTGGCGCATCCCGATGTGGCGGCGCTGATCGACCGCACGGATCTCAACCTGAGCACCTTCCTGCAGCGTTACCAGCATCCCAGCACCTTCGAGCGCCAGATCATCGCCACGGTGAAACAGGCCGGCCCGGTCTATCGCCTGCGGTCTGATGGCGTGGACTACATCCTGTCGCGCGCCGATCCGCGCGGCAGCAATGCCATGCCGCTGCGGCTGCATATGGCGCAGAACCTGGACAGCGTGACCGCGGCGGCGCGCAAGACGCTCGGCCGCAACCTCCTCTATCTGGTGATCGGCGCGGTGGCGCTGGGCGCCGGCATCGCCTATGCCGTGAAGCTGAGCGTGGAAGTGGGCGCGCGCAAACGCGCCGAGACCGAGCTGATCGGCGCGCGCGACCAGGCCGAAGCCGCGACCAAAGCCAAATCCGATTTCCTCGCCACCATGAGCCACGAGATCCGCACGCCGATGAATGGCGTGATGTCGATGGCCGAGATGCTGGAGCTGACCCGGCTGGATGCCGACCAGCAGCGCATGGCCAAGGTGATCCGCGAGTCTGGCGGCGCGCTGCTGACCGTGATCAACGACATCCTTGATTTTTCCAAGATCGAGGCCGGCAAACTGGATCTCGAACAGATCGCCTTCTCGCTGGGCGATGCGGTGGATGGCGTGGGCGAATTGCTGGCGGCGCGCGCCGACGACAAGGGGCTGGACCTGCTGGTCGAGATCGACCCCGCGCTGCCCGACCAGCGGCTGGGCGACCCGACGCGGCTGCGGCAGGTACTGCTCAATCTCGGCGGCAACGCGATCAAGTTCACCGAACGCGGCCATGTGCATATGAGCGTGCGCGAGACAGGCGATGGCCTGCTGCACTTTGCCGTGCGCGATACCGGCATCGGCCTGACGCCGGAACAGCAGGCCAGGCTGTTCCAGCCCTTCATGCAGGCCGACTCCTCCACGGCGCGCAAATTCGGCGGCACCGGGCTGGGGCTTTCGATCTGCCATCGGCTCTGCGAGATGATGGGCGGCCGCATCGGCGTGGACAGCACACCGGGCGAGGGCTCGGTCTTCTGGTTCGAACTGCCGCTGCCGGCAGAGGCGGGCGCCACCGCGCCGGCGCCGCCGGCCGAGATTTCAGGCGACTTCAATCACGGCGGCATTGCCGGCACGCGCGCGCTGCTGGTCGGGCTGCCCGACAGCATGGCAGACGTGGCGACGCGCTATCTGGAGGCGGCCGGCATCGCGGTGGCGGCACGCGTCGACACGCTGGAGGCCGCCGCCGCGCAGCCACCGGGCAGCCATGACCTCGCGCTGGTGGATGCGCGCTGCTCGGATTACGTGATGCAGGAGGCCGCCGACCTGCTCGATCCCGGCCTGCCACGCATCCTGCTGGCCTCGCGCTATCTGGTCTCGACGCTGGATGCGGCGGCCCATCCTGACAAGCAGGGGGCCAGCTTCCGCGCCACGCTGACCTATCCGCTGCATCGCATCAGCCTGTGGCGCGCGGTCGCGCTGGCGCGCGGCCTGACTGTGCCCGAACAGGCCGCCGCCACGCGCGACGACATGGATTTCACTCCGCCCGACTTCACCGAGGCTGCCGCCGCGCAGGCCATGATCCTGGTTGCCGAAGACAATCCGACCAACCAGATGGTGATCCGCCAGATGCTGTCGCGCATGGGTTTTGCCTGCGACATCGCCGCCGATGGCGCCGCGGCGCTGCGGCAGTACGAAGCCGAGCGCGGTTCCTATGGCCTGCTGCTGACCGATTTCCATATGCCGGAGATGGATGGCTTCGCGCTGACCGCCGCGATCCGCGCGCAGGAAGCGCAACGCGGCGCTCCACGTTTGCCGATCATTGCGCTGACCGCCGATGCGCTGAGCGGCACCGAACAGAAATGCCTCGCAGCCGGCATGGATGCCTATCTGACCAAGCCGATCGACAGCCGCGCGCTTGGCCGCATGCTGGCGCACTGGCTGCCGCGGGCATTGCCGCTGCGGCGCAGCGCCGAGAGCGTGGCCGCTGCAGCGGCACCGGCAAAGCCGAAGCCACCGACGGCGGCCGCCTGGGACACCGATATCTTTGACGCCACCAAGCTGGCCGAGAGTTTCGGCAGCTTCAACGACATGGCCAAGCAGCTGTTGCAGGATTTCCTGCGCGATGCGCGGGACCGGCTGGATGAGGTCAACGCCGCGCTGGCCGCCGGCGATCTCGCGCAGCTGCGCCATCTGGCCCATGCGCTGAAAGGCGGCGCGCTCACCATCGGCGCCGGGCGGCTGGGCCATCTCGCCGGTGATCTGCAGGATGCCTGCGATGCGCAGGATGCCGACACCGCCGCGCTGATGGCGGAACTTCTGCCGCCGACCCTGGACGAACTGACCGCCACCCTTCCCCTGATCCTGAAGGCCTGA
- a CDS encoding TetR/AcrR family transcriptional regulator, whose product MRPREFDNDALLRIAFDQVWRKGLRGALLSDIAREAGVQRGSLYNAFGSKEALFLAAYDRYAGDYLAAVEQTLGGGNLRDSLTAFFEMTIRNFRSGTPPRGCPTTRGLMELDSSADAALHHQARDAFAALVTRITALIEAAFVRAAARGEFSGDAAAAAWQIATVTRGLAVLERAFDDEPQLRNIAAHTIDLVLGKAGRAA is encoded by the coding sequence ATGCGACCACGCGAATTCGACAACGATGCCCTGCTGCGCATCGCCTTCGACCAGGTCTGGCGCAAGGGTCTGCGCGGCGCCTTGCTGTCGGATATCGCGCGCGAGGCCGGCGTGCAGCGCGGCAGCCTCTACAACGCCTTCGGCAGCAAGGAGGCGCTGTTCCTCGCCGCCTATGACCGCTATGCCGGCGACTATCTGGCCGCTGTCGAACAGACGCTGGGCGGCGGCAATCTGCGCGACAGCCTGACGGCGTTTTTCGAGATGACGATCCGCAATTTCCGCTCCGGCACGCCGCCGCGCGGCTGTCCCACCACGCGCGGGCTGATGGAACTCGACTCTTCCGCTGACGCTGCGCTGCACCACCAGGCGCGCGACGCTTTCGCGGCGCTGGTCACGCGCATCACCGCGCTGATCGAAGCCGCCTTTGTGCGCGCTGCGGCACGCGGCGAGTTCAGCGGCGATGCAGCTGCGGCCGCCTGGCAGATCGCCACGGTGACGCGTGGCCTCGCCGTGCTGGAACGCGCCTTCGACGACGAGCCGCAGTTGCGAAACATCGCGGCCCATACAATCGACCTTGTGCTGGGCAAGGCCGGCCGCGCGGCCTAA
- a CDS encoding nuclear transport factor 2 family protein: MSRAVLDSYYAALRAGDFATLERLLTPDVCVQYDGPADVLPWSGRHDGFAGYRRFLTLVREALELVEMVPDATVTEGEWIVMMGRGVWRARSSGREIRVGSTNAFRFRDGLIAEYRVYTDTAAFAALLSSQ; the protein is encoded by the coding sequence ATGAGCAGGGCCGTTCTTGACAGCTACTATGCAGCGTTACGCGCCGGCGATTTCGCCACGCTGGAACGGCTGCTGACGCCCGATGTCTGCGTGCAGTATGACGGCCCGGCGGATGTGCTGCCCTGGAGCGGGCGGCATGACGGTTTCGCCGGCTACCGGCGCTTTCTCACGCTGGTGCGCGAGGCACTGGAGCTGGTCGAGATGGTGCCCGACGCCACCGTGACCGAGGGCGAGTGGATCGTGATGATGGGGCGCGGGGTGTGGCGCGCCCGCAGCAGCGGCCGCGAGATCCGCGTCGGCAGCACCAATGCCTTCCGGTTCCGCGATGGCCTGATCGCCGAATACCGCGTCTATACCGACACGGCCGCCTTTGCGGCGCTGCTATCTTCGCAATAA
- the grxD gene encoding Grx4 family monothiol glutaredoxin, whose product MSEKEQTFERIREELAGNEVVLFMKGTPVFPQCGFSAVTVQVLSRLGLKFKGIDILSDPAIRTHLKEFSDWPTFPQLYVKGEFVGGCDIVKEMYQNGELQQYLTDKGVAVQEA is encoded by the coding sequence ATGAGCGAGAAGGAACAGACTTTCGAGCGTATCCGCGAAGAGCTTGCCGGCAACGAGGTCGTGCTGTTCATGAAGGGCACGCCGGTGTTTCCGCAATGCGGCTTCTCGGCCGTCACCGTGCAGGTGCTGTCGCGCCTTGGCCTGAAGTTCAAAGGCATCGACATTCTGTCGGACCCGGCGATCCGCACGCACCTCAAGGAATTCTCCGACTGGCCGACCTTCCCGCAGCTTTATGTGAAGGGCGAGTTCGTCGGCGGCTGCGACATCGTGAAAGAGATGTACCAGAACGGCGAGCTGCAGCAGTATCTCACCGACAAGGGCGTCGCCGTCCAGGAAGCGTAA
- a CDS encoding flavodoxin family protein: MTQSKSTIAVVYHSGYGHTQKQAEAVADGAAAGGAQVLLVPVSEAEARIAEINAADAIIFGAPTYMGSVSAPFKAFMDFSSGVWFTRGWKDKIAAGFTNSASQSGDKLNSLQQLSVFAAQHGMVWVGLDLLPGNNNSKGSVNDLNRLGSFLGAMAQSNSDEGPDKGPIASDLETAKYLGRRVATLTAQFVASKQRELVDA; encoded by the coding sequence ATGACCCAGTCCAAATCGACCATTGCGGTGGTCTATCACAGCGGTTACGGCCATACCCAGAAACAGGCCGAGGCCGTGGCCGATGGCGCTGCCGCCGGCGGCGCACAGGTTCTGCTGGTGCCGGTGAGCGAGGCCGAGGCCCGCATTGCCGAGATCAATGCCGCTGACGCGATCATCTTCGGCGCGCCGACCTACATGGGCAGCGTCTCGGCGCCGTTCAAAGCCTTCATGGATTTCAGCTCCGGCGTCTGGTTCACCCGCGGCTGGAAGGACAAGATCGCCGCCGGCTTCACCAACTCGGCCTCGCAGTCGGGCGACAAGCTGAACTCGCTGCAGCAGCTTTCGGTCTTCGCCGCACAGCACGGCATGGTCTGGGTCGGCCTCGACCTGCTGCCAGGCAACAACAATTCCAAGGGCAGCGTGAACGACCTCAACCGCCTCGGCAGTTTCCTCGGCGCCATGGCGCAGTCGAACAGCGACGAAGGCCCGGACAAAGGCCCGATCGCCAGCGACCTGGAGACTGCGAAGTATCTCGGCAGGCGCGTGGCGACGCTGACCGCGCAGTTCGTGGCCAGCAAGCAGCGCGAACTGGTCGACGCGTAA
- a CDS encoding GFA family protein, with protein MSNREGGCLCGAVRYVLKAEPRPGVLCHCTHCRKQSGSLFSFNIVLRESDYEQQGETKVFVDTGDSGQPVNRHFCGNCGAPILVKIAAAPKHVVIKAGSLDNLGGLTATTEIYCDHAADWLAPVAGAARFPQNQS; from the coding sequence TTGTCGAACCGCGAAGGCGGCTGCCTGTGCGGCGCCGTACGCTATGTGCTGAAAGCCGAGCCGCGACCGGGCGTACTGTGTCACTGCACGCATTGCCGCAAGCAGAGCGGCAGCCTGTTCTCGTTCAACATCGTGCTGCGCGAGAGCGACTACGAACAGCAGGGCGAGACGAAAGTGTTTGTCGATACCGGCGACAGCGGCCAGCCGGTGAACCGCCATTTCTGCGGCAACTGCGGCGCGCCGATCCTGGTGAAGATCGCGGCAGCACCAAAGCATGTGGTGATCAAGGCCGGCTCGCTGGATAATCTCGGCGGGCTGACCGCGACGACGGAAATTTATTGCGATCATGCCGCCGACTGGCTCGCGCCAGTGGCGGGCGCGGCGCGATTCCCGCAGAACCAGTCATAA
- a CDS encoding BolA family protein, with product MAMDASEIESMIKDALPDAQVRIDDLRGDGDHYAATVVSSAFAGKTRVQQHQMVYAALKGRMGGQLHALQLTTQTP from the coding sequence ATGGCAATGGATGCCAGCGAAATCGAGAGCATGATCAAGGACGCGCTGCCCGATGCCCAGGTGCGCATCGACGACCTGCGCGGCGACGGCGACCATTACGCCGCCACCGTGGTCTCCAGCGCGTTTGCCGGCAAGACCCGGGTGCAGCAGCACCAGATGGTCTATGCCGCACTCAAGGGCCGCATGGGCGGCCAGCTGCATGCCCTGCAGCTCACCACGCAGACGCCATAA
- a CDS encoding winged helix-turn-helix transcriptional regulator — protein MVSPADKSASGRNECPIDAVLRLLMGPWTTYILYILRTQGPRRFGELKREVGGISAKVLTERLRMLEDARLVHRDYQATIPPQVTYSLAPRGAELNPMLDALKDIALRWQKEDAQAAVQGAAAKAAAE, from the coding sequence ATGGTCAGTCCCGCCGACAAGTCCGCTTCCGGGCGTAATGAGTGCCCGATCGATGCCGTGCTGCGGCTGCTGATGGGGCCCTGGACCACCTACATCCTCTACATCCTGCGCACGCAGGGCCCGCGCCGCTTCGGCGAACTGAAACGCGAGGTCGGCGGCATCTCGGCCAAGGTGCTGACCGAGCGGCTGCGCATGCTGGAAGACGCGCGGCTGGTGCATCGCGACTACCAGGCGACGATCCCGCCGCAGGTGACCTACAGCCTGGCGCCGCGTGGCGCCGAACTGAATCCGATGCTGGATGCGCTGAAGGACATCGCGCTGCGCTGGCAGAAGGAAGACGCGCAGGCCGCAGTACAGGGTGCGGCCGCGAAGGCCGCGGCGGAGTAA
- a CDS encoding monooxygenase — translation MITALTSFTLPAPISREDAVAIFRSTAPKYRNVPGLYRKTYVLYPDGVTVGGIYLWQTREAAEAMYTDAWRDFVRGKYGCEPSVTYLDSPVVVDNVTQQTVIDDLGEA, via the coding sequence ATGATCACCGCCCTGACCAGCTTCACCCTGCCCGCACCGATCAGCCGGGAAGATGCCGTCGCCATCTTCCGCAGCACCGCGCCGAAATACCGCAACGTGCCGGGCCTCTATCGCAAGACCTATGTACTCTATCCCGATGGCGTCACCGTCGGCGGCATCTATCTGTGGCAGACCCGCGAAGCGGCCGAGGCGATGTACACCGACGCATGGCGCGACTTTGTGCGCGGCAAATACGGCTGCGAGCCGAGCGTGACCTATCTCGACAGCCCGGTGGTGGTCGATAACGTCACGCAGCAGACCGTGATCGATGATTTGGGCGAGGCCTGA
- a CDS encoding helix-turn-helix transcriptional regulator, with protein MSRAERLLALIQCLRRHRQPVSGQNLANELGISLRTLYRDIASLQAQGASIDGEPGVGYVLRPGFMLPPLMFSEEELEALLLGSRWVAERADARLGAAARNAIARIGAVLPVDLRDALDSESLFIAGAPVIAAGDAELATIRQLIRSEHKMQMAYRDENERDSTRVVWPFALAFFESVRMVVAWCELRQAFRHFRTDRIVTLTPIPQRYPKRRAALMKAWREEEAIRRAQCEAEAAAAVASLPEKDEAAA; from the coding sequence ATGTCCCGCGCCGAACGCCTGCTTGCCCTGATCCAGTGCCTGCGCCGCCACCGCCAGCCGGTCAGCGGCCAGAACCTCGCCAACGAACTCGGCATCTCCTTACGCACGCTCTACCGCGACATCGCCAGCCTGCAGGCGCAGGGCGCCAGCATCGATGGCGAGCCCGGCGTGGGCTATGTGCTGCGGCCGGGCTTCATGCTGCCGCCGCTGATGTTCTCGGAAGAAGAGCTCGAAGCCCTGCTGCTCGGCTCGCGCTGGGTCGCCGAACGCGCCGATGCGCGGCTGGGCGCTGCGGCACGCAATGCCATCGCGCGGATCGGCGCGGTGCTGCCGGTGGACCTGCGCGATGCACTCGACAGCGAAAGCCTGTTCATCGCCGGCGCGCCGGTGATTGCGGCGGGCGATGCCGAACTCGCCACCATCCGCCAGCTGATCCGCAGCGAACACAAGATGCAGATGGCCTATCGCGACGAGAACGAGCGCGACAGCACGCGTGTCGTCTGGCCATTCGCGCTGGCCTTCTTCGAGAGCGTGCGCATGGTGGTGGCATGGTGCGAGCTGCGCCAGGCCTTCCGGCATTTCCGCACCGACCGCATCGTGACGCTGACGCCGATCCCGCAGCGTTATCCGAAGCGCCGCGCCGCGCTGATGAAGGCTTGGCGCGAGGAAGAGGCCATCCGGCGCGCGCAGTGCGAGGCAGAGGCGGCGGCGGCCGTGGCCTCACTGCCCGAGAAGGATGAAGCGGCAGCCTGA
- the rpsD gene encoding 30S ribosomal protein S4, giving the protein MSKRQESKYKINRRLGENLWGRAKSPINKREYPPGQHGQKRKKPTDYGTQLMAKQRLKGYYGNITEKQFRRVYAEANRRRGDTSENLIGLLERRLDAVVYRMKVVPTVFAARQFVNHGHILVNGKRVTIASYQVKIGDVIEVRSAAKDFTFVLESVKSSEREVPDYIEFEENKLRGTFKRVPLLADVPYPVKMEPNMVVEYYSR; this is encoded by the coding sequence ATGAGCAAGCGTCAGGAATCCAAGTACAAGATTAATCGCCGCCTCGGCGAAAATCTCTGGGGTCGCGCCAAGAGCCCGATCAACAAGCGCGAATATCCGCCGGGCCAGCATGGCCAGAAGCGCAAGAAGCCGACCGACTACGGCACGCAGCTGATGGCGAAGCAGCGCCTGAAGGGCTACTACGGCAACATCACCGAGAAGCAGTTCCGCCGCGTCTATGCCGAAGCCAACCGCCGTCGCGGTGATACGTCGGAAAACCTGATCGGCCTGCTGGAGCGCCGCCTCGACGCCGTCGTCTACCGCATGAAGGTGGTGCCGACCGTGTTCGCCGCCCGCCAGTTCGTCAACCATGGCCACATCCTGGTCAATGGCAAGCGCGTCACCATCGCCAGCTACCAGGTGAAGATCGGCGACGTGATCGAAGTGCGGAGCGCCGCCAAGGACTTCACCTTCGTGCTCGAATCCGTGAAGTCGAGCGAGCGTGAAGTGCCGGACTACATCGAGTTCGAAGAGAACAAGCTGCGTGGCACCTTCAAGCGCGTGCCGCTGCTCGCTGACGTTCCCTACCCGGTGAAGATGGAACCGAACATGGTCGTCGAGTATTACTCGCGCTAA